The Lysinibacter cavernae genome has a window encoding:
- a CDS encoding alcohol dehydrogenase catalytic domain-containing protein: MRIARTVSRETINYETAEDPTPAEGEALIRIHNVTLCGTDLHIWEDDYATELPIIQGHEFAGVIEQINGTSDRFSVGDRIAVSPMFFCGECYACSIGRVNACTHMSVYGCYEDGSLVELMSVPLEKLYPVPDALPMHLAPLSEPMSIAMQAVNRGRPVAGETAVVLGCGPIGLLATLYLTELGVQVIAADTVEDRCAFAQEFGANETFVVDPSAPFPNEQQAARIAELTAGQGPSLIIEATGQPSSLGNAIQMVATAGRVVQVGISDKLAELSMRVLPVKEIDLIGSRNSQNLIGESLDLLGRHVPEATALVTHTFAFDNLNAAFETMRSRDAVVGKVLISMPGATI; this comes from the coding sequence ATGCGCATCGCTCGCACCGTTTCACGCGAAACCATCAACTACGAAACAGCCGAAGACCCAACGCCTGCGGAGGGCGAGGCCCTCATCCGCATCCACAACGTGACCCTGTGCGGAACAGACCTGCACATCTGGGAGGACGACTACGCAACCGAACTCCCGATTATTCAGGGGCACGAGTTCGCGGGTGTTATCGAACAGATCAACGGAACGAGTGACCGGTTCAGTGTCGGCGACCGTATTGCGGTTTCTCCCATGTTTTTCTGCGGCGAATGCTACGCGTGCAGCATCGGCCGTGTGAACGCCTGCACCCACATGTCGGTGTACGGATGCTACGAGGACGGTTCGCTTGTTGAACTCATGAGCGTCCCCCTTGAGAAGCTCTACCCGGTGCCTGATGCCCTTCCTATGCACCTCGCCCCACTCTCAGAACCAATGAGCATCGCAATGCAGGCCGTCAACCGGGGCCGCCCCGTCGCTGGCGAAACCGCCGTTGTGCTTGGCTGCGGACCAATCGGGCTACTGGCAACGCTCTACCTCACCGAACTCGGCGTTCAGGTCATTGCCGCCGACACCGTCGAGGATCGCTGCGCGTTTGCACAGGAGTTTGGCGCGAACGAGACGTTTGTGGTTGACCCATCGGCTCCGTTTCCGAACGAACAGCAGGCGGCACGCATCGCCGAACTCACCGCAGGCCAGGGACCATCGCTCATCATCGAGGCGACGGGCCAACCGTCGTCGCTTGGCAACGCCATCCAGATGGTCGCGACCGCCGGCCGAGTCGTGCAGGTTGGCATCTCCGACAAGCTCGCGGAGCTCTCCATGCGGGTGCTCCCCGTGAAGGAGATCGATCTCATCGGCAGCCGGAACAGCCAAAACCTCATCGGCGAATCACTCGACCTGCTCGGAAGGCACGTGCCAGAGGCAACCGCGCTCGTCACCCACACGTTTGCCTTTGACAACCTCAACGCCGCTTTTGAGACCATGCGCAGCCGCGACGCTGTGGTTGGCAAGGTCCTCATCTCGATGCCAGGAGCCACAATATGA
- a CDS encoding YciI family protein translates to MTTFAVTYSYSTDAENIAKRDAHRPAHVEFLTTQFNAQRLLVSGPFGPEEAPGALLIFNAESKAALETLLNADPFHVQGLIAERNIRQWNIFFGEITPAAKSAA, encoded by the coding sequence ATGACCACGTTTGCCGTCACCTACAGCTACTCAACGGATGCCGAAAACATCGCCAAGCGAGACGCCCACCGACCAGCCCACGTCGAGTTCCTGACAACCCAGTTCAACGCACAACGGCTGCTCGTATCCGGCCCCTTTGGTCCGGAAGAAGCCCCTGGCGCCCTGTTGATCTTCAACGCCGAGAGCAAAGCCGCCCTCGAAACACTGCTCAACGCAGACCCGTTCCACGTGCAGGGCCTGATCGCCGAGCGCAACATCCGCCAGTGGAACATCTTCTTTGGCGAGATCACGCCGGCAGCCAAGTCGGCGGCGTAA
- a CDS encoding restriction endonuclease: protein MSSAWVIRSGKFGERDQWAISNGLSGAGFPEIPDLTGCTTREDVAEIVRTSFPEISAPSLANITGQLWALRARIQPGDLLIMPLKTTKQIAMGRVRTGYSYRADEPLTSQRHIVEVDWQITDLPRTEVKQDLLYTLGSALSIFAPTKNHAVSRLEAILRTGTDPGQLPFLHTESSTSPVSALEDSPDLDDVDEPELHADIVEVARDRITARIAEEFAGHDLTLLIMCILEAEGFTCTMAPPGPDGGIDIVAGRGLFGMDSPRLIVQVKSGSQVADPVVRDLSGVVHSQGADQGLLVAWGGLTRPARVSIQAQQFRLRAWTADDVVDAVMRSYDRLPEEIQTRLPLKQVWMLAE from the coding sequence ATGAGTTCAGCCTGGGTGATACGGTCCGGAAAGTTTGGGGAACGAGACCAGTGGGCTATTAGCAATGGACTCTCTGGCGCGGGGTTCCCTGAGATTCCTGACCTCACCGGCTGCACAACAAGGGAAGACGTTGCTGAGATTGTTCGCACATCGTTCCCAGAGATCAGCGCACCATCTCTCGCGAACATTACCGGCCAGCTTTGGGCTCTGAGAGCTCGCATTCAGCCTGGCGACCTGCTCATCATGCCGCTCAAAACAACCAAACAGATAGCCATGGGCCGCGTGCGTACCGGCTACTCATACAGGGCCGATGAGCCGCTTACGTCACAGCGGCACATTGTCGAAGTCGACTGGCAGATAACAGATCTCCCCCGAACAGAGGTTAAACAGGATTTGCTGTATACCCTCGGTAGCGCGCTCTCAATCTTTGCTCCGACAAAGAACCACGCGGTCTCAAGGCTGGAGGCCATCCTTCGGACTGGCACAGACCCAGGACAGCTCCCATTCCTCCATACAGAGAGCTCAACTTCACCAGTCAGTGCTCTCGAAGATTCGCCAGACCTTGACGATGTTGACGAGCCTGAGCTACACGCGGATATCGTTGAAGTCGCCCGCGACAGAATTACTGCCCGAATTGCAGAGGAATTTGCGGGACACGATCTCACGCTCCTCATCATGTGCATCCTTGAGGCCGAAGGCTTTACCTGCACGATGGCTCCCCCCGGTCCTGACGGTGGCATTGACATCGTTGCTGGGCGGGGCTTGTTTGGGATGGACAGTCCTCGCTTGATCGTTCAGGTCAAGTCGGGATCGCAAGTTGCCGACCCCGTTGTACGAGACTTGTCAGGCGTCGTTCATTCACAGGGTGCCGATCAAGGATTGCTTGTCGCGTGGGGCGGTCTCACGAGACCGGCACGCGTTTCAATTCAAGCCCAACAGTTTCGACTCAGGGCCTGGACCGCGGATGACGTTGTTGACGCAGTCATGCGATCGTACGACAGGCTTCCCGAGGAGATTCAGACGCGCCTCCCCCTCAAGCAGGTTTGGATGCTCGCTGAGTAA